Proteins encoded together in one Campylobacter concisus window:
- a CDS encoding molybdopterin-dependent oxidoreductase → MNENRRDFLKKGATALAATPLLSGVTASNLFADEVKKGVVKNGETLTAAHWGMLKITTKNGIAVKSEPIQKTSEIYNPLQHYTPDMIYKSRIKHTMVRKSYLENPDSPKPELRGIDEWVEVPYEEAIKLVAKELKKTRAQKGLESVFAGSYGWKSSGNVHNSRILLHRFMNLSGGFVGSLGDYSTGASQIIMPHVVGSIEVYEQQTSWPVVLENSKVVVIWGANPLATLRIAWTATDEQGFKYFEELKNKKDIKVIVIDPIRSETAQYFDKAQWIAPVPNTDTAMMLGMMHYLYESGKYDKEFIENYTYGFDKFLPYLLGKTDNTPKNLEWASKICGIDKDILKELADTFVSNRTMLMSGWGMQRAHHGEQPHWAMVTLAAMIGQIGLPGGGFGLSYHYSNGGAPTCKGAVIGGVNSASVGKFNEKGEFIGTDTGEFDKHGRFVAKAAAVAGTGQSWLQKATNYAFPVARIADALLHPGKVIDHDGKKITYPDIDFIYWVGGNPLVHHQDTNTNLKAWRKPRTVVVHEAYWTPTAKMADIVFPVTTEYERNDITMTGDYSNMNIVPMKQVVEKYHEARDDYQIFIDLCKAYAKNLVIAYTDNGKDEFDWIKEYYDAAYAQVKAVPELTTDMKPFEEFWNENKPVTFASSQDSDNWVRLGEFREDPVLNALGTPSGLIEIYSDTIEKMGYDDCKAHPTWFEPIEWLGMKDKPAKYHMISAHPTDRLHSQLSQTSLRDKYAIANREPVWINENDAKELGVKTGDLVCVFNARGEVLAGAHVTKNIKEGVVKLAEGAWYDGFDSGICKNGSANVLTIDIPTSKLANGNISHTALVNIEKYKGDEALKLTAFAEPKISK, encoded by the coding sequence ATGAACGAGAACAGACGAGATTTTCTAAAAAAAGGTGCAACAGCGCTTGCAGCTACACCTTTGCTTTCAGGCGTAACAGCTTCAAATTTGTTTGCTGATGAGGTTAAAAAGGGCGTTGTAAAAAATGGCGAAACTCTTACAGCTGCTCACTGGGGTATGCTAAAAATTACAACCAAAAACGGCATCGCTGTAAAGTCAGAGCCTATCCAAAAGACAAGTGAAATTTACAATCCACTTCAACACTACACACCAGATATGATCTATAAAAGTCGTATCAAGCATACAATGGTAAGAAAGAGCTACCTAGAAAACCCAGACAGCCCAAAACCAGAGCTTCGCGGCATCGATGAGTGGGTCGAGGTGCCTTACGAAGAAGCGATCAAGCTAGTTGCTAAAGAGCTTAAAAAAACAAGAGCGCAAAAAGGTTTAGAGAGCGTTTTTGCAGGTAGCTACGGCTGGAAATCAAGCGGCAATGTGCATAACTCGAGAATTTTACTTCATAGATTTATGAACCTTAGTGGCGGCTTTGTTGGCTCGCTAGGGGACTATTCAACAGGCGCTAGCCAGATCATTATGCCTCACGTTGTGGGTAGTATCGAGGTCTATGAGCAGCAAACTAGCTGGCCAGTCGTGCTTGAAAACTCAAAAGTCGTAGTCATCTGGGGCGCAAACCCACTTGCGACACTTCGCATAGCTTGGACAGCGACTGATGAGCAAGGGTTTAAATACTTTGAAGAGCTAAAAAACAAAAAAGATATCAAAGTGATCGTGATCGATCCTATCAGATCTGAAACAGCGCAATACTTCGACAAAGCTCAGTGGATCGCTCCAGTGCCAAACACCGACACAGCGATGATGCTAGGTATGATGCACTACCTATATGAAAGTGGCAAATACGATAAAGAATTTATCGAAAACTACACTTATGGCTTTGATAAATTCCTCCCATATCTACTAGGCAAGACAGACAACACTCCTAAAAATTTAGAGTGGGCGAGCAAAATTTGTGGTATCGACAAAGATATTTTAAAAGAGCTAGCTGATACATTTGTAAGCAACCGCACGATGCTAATGAGTGGCTGGGGTATGCAGCGCGCTCACCACGGCGAGCAACCACACTGGGCGATGGTGACACTAGCTGCGATGATCGGTCAGATAGGCCTACCAGGTGGAGGCTTTGGCTTAAGCTACCACTACTCAAACGGCGGCGCACCAACATGCAAAGGCGCAGTCATCGGCGGCGTAAATAGCGCGAGTGTGGGTAAATTTAACGAAAAAGGCGAGTTTATCGGCACTGATACGGGCGAATTTGACAAACACGGTCGCTTCGTCGCAAAAGCAGCCGCAGTAGCAGGCACAGGTCAAAGCTGGCTACAAAAAGCAACCAACTACGCTTTCCCAGTAGCTCGTATCGCTGATGCGTTGCTTCACCCTGGCAAAGTGATAGATCACGACGGCAAAAAGATCACCTACCCAGACATCGACTTTATCTACTGGGTCGGCGGCAACCCACTAGTTCACCACCAAGATACTAATACAAATTTAAAAGCATGGAGAAAGCCAAGAACGGTTGTCGTTCACGAAGCTTACTGGACACCGACAGCAAAAATGGCTGATATCGTCTTTCCAGTCACCACAGAGTACGAGAGAAACGACATTACGATGACTGGGGACTACTCAAACATGAACATCGTGCCAATGAAGCAAGTCGTTGAGAAATACCACGAGGCAAGAGACGATTATCAAATTTTCATCGATCTTTGTAAGGCTTATGCTAAAAATTTAGTAATTGCCTACACAGATAACGGCAAGGATGAGTTTGACTGGATCAAAGAGTACTATGACGCAGCCTACGCTCAGGTCAAGGCTGTGCCAGAGCTAACTACTGATATGAAGCCATTTGAAGAGTTTTGGAATGAAAACAAACCAGTCACATTTGCCTCATCTCAAGATAGTGATAATTGGGTAAGACTTGGCGAGTTTAGAGAAGATCCTGTGCTAAACGCTCTTGGAACGCCTAGCGGTCTTATCGAAATTTACTCAGATACGATCGAGAAAATGGGCTATGATGACTGCAAGGCGCATCCAACTTGGTTTGAGCCGATCGAGTGGCTAGGCATGAAAGACAAACCTGCAAAATACCACATGATAAGCGCTCACCCAACTGACCGCTTGCACTCACAGCTAAGCCAAACTTCACTTCGTGACAAGTATGCTATCGCTAACCGTGAGCCAGTGTGGATAAACGAAAATGACGCAAAAGAGCTTGGCGTAAAAACAGGTGATTTGGTGTGTGTATTTAACGCTCGTGGCGAGGTTTTGGCAGGTGCTCATGTCACTAAAAACATCAAAGAGGGCGTTGTAAAACTAGCTGAGGGC